In the Gemmatimonadetes bacterium T265 genome, TCGATCGCCTGCTGATCTTCCGGCCGTTCCTCTGTCGGGAGCGCGGCGATCTCGGACCGGATCCCGTCGAGTTCGCGATGCTCGAATCGGCTCAGCGTAGATTTCGCGAGCAGCTCGGCCCGGCGCGCGAAGAGGTGCTCGGTACTCGGGTTGCGCGTGCTCGGAACGTCGAACAGCTCGCTCGCGAGGATCTGGTCGACGCGCCATGTCCGGACAACGTGCGGATTACTCACGACCTCGACGTCACCCTCGCGCTTGCGAAGCAGCACGAGGTTCGCCGTCTCCGCGACTTGGACCATCAGCGGGCTGTGCGCCGTCGCGATGAACTGCGTTCGCGGGAACAGCGCGGTCAAGCTGCCGAGGATGCGGACCTGCCAGAGCGGATGAAGATGCAGGTCGATTTCATCGATCATCACGATCGCCGGCTCGCCGAGCGGGTTCTCGCTGCGCGGGTAGTGTTTCGACAGCCGCCACGCGAGGTCAGCGGTCCACGACAGCGTCGTCTGGTACCCGAGGCTAAGCTTGGAGAGCGGCACAAGTCCGGAGAACGTATCGAGCTGCACACCGCTCGGCCGGCCGCTCGACAACACATCGGGCGGGAAGATCTGGATGTCATCGGCGGTAAACGCCTCCGGGAGAATCCGCGCGAGCGCGCCGCGAAACCGGTCCAACTCGCGATGCTCGCGACTCTCGGACTTCCCGGCCGCCAGGGCCCGCGCAGCGGCGTAGTCCAGCGCCGTGAGCAGCTCCTCGACGTCGTACAGTTCGGTTCGTCCGGCAAGGCGCGACGCGATAGGGTCGTCGAGGTCGCGGTTCGCCAGGTTCTGCGTGCCGAGTTGCCGATTCGCGCCGTACGCGACGATTAGGGGTTCGTAGAACGCGCCTCCCAAGGTCCGCGCGATGCTCGGGCGCGGGGTGACGCGATCTTCGTCTAAGCGCCCCGTCTTGAACGTGAGGTCGACGCCGGTGCGGATCGAGGCCCAGGGTACGTCATCGCGGCTTCGCCCGGACGGATCCGCCGCCAGTCGGGCCCCGACGCTGAGCGTCGCACGCAACTTGACCGTGCTTTGCGTGTCGATCCGGCACAGGCTGTCGAATACCACGTTCTCTTCTCTGAGGATCGCCGGGGCGAGCACTCCCTTCGTGAGCGGGGGCGGGCCGGCGAAGTGACTGACGTCGGTTTGTACCTCGACGCCCGAATCTCCAGCCGGCACGGGCCGCATCCACGCGAGACACTGAAGCAGCGTCGTTTTTCCAACCCCGTTGTCGCCGAGGATCAGCGTCCACTGCGCAGGCAACCCCTGACGGTCGGTCAACCGCAGGGATGTGTCCTGGCCGAAGCAGCGGACGTTGTCAAGCCGCAGCGATGTGAAGTACGTCGGGGTCGGCGATCGCCTAAGAGACATGTCGGCTAACCGGTTCGAAGACAGGTCGCAACCGCGTGCCCCGGCGACGGCCGCATGTCGTCGATCTCCGGGCGCCGGGGCGGCTGCGCGGACCTGCGGGACGACACCGGAAACGTAAGAGAAGTCGAGGCCGCCGCGATGGCCGCGCCCGGCGGGCCGAGCAGGATCCGGTACACGGGCCGGCCGGCCGCGTCACCCACGAACGGCGTCCCCGAGTGGTCGGCGTCGCGCGGCCCCGGCGCCCCGCCGGCGAGCATCATGTACACCTGACCATCAGGGGAAAGGCAGCGGGGACCCGGTGTCCCCGGATGCGGGCGTCCCCGCCGGATCCAGCGGCAGCCCGCGGGGGAGCGGCCGCGACGGACGCCAAGTACTCCGGCCGCGCGTGGACAAGTGAGTGGTCCGAATTTCGGAGAAGGTATTGCCTAACGCAGGCGGGGACGTGAGGTGCCGTGGATGGAATGAAGGCTGCCGCCATTCGGGAACGATTCCCTGTATAAGCACCATCCACACGGTCGTATATGGTGGCCGCCAGACGTCAAGCGTTCGGCGCAGAACTCGTCGGCGTCGGCTACCATGAGACGTTGTTTCTGGCGATGAGTTCTGCGACGTCCGCGAGCCCGAACGCGCTCGGTTAGGCGCGGCCCACGTTGAGGGCTCGGAAAGGACGCACGTCACAAGAGCTGTACGTGAATCGCGCCGGGTTTGGAGGAGGCTCCCAGCCTTGAGAGATTGGGAGCATGAGCACAGGGAAGCAGACGTCCAAGCCGTTCTCGCCCGAGGTCCGGGAGCGAGCCGTGCGACTGGTGCTGGAGCACCAGGGCGAGTACGCGACGCAGTGGGCCGCGATCACGTCCATCGCGAGCAAGATCGGCTGCTCGGGCGAGACGCTGCGCGGCTGGGTGCGCCAGACCGAGCGTAACGTGGGGCAGCGCGCCGGCCTGACGAGCGAGGAGCGGGAGCGCCTCACGTCACTGGAGCGCGAGGTGCGCGAGCTGCGCCGCACCAATGAGATCCTCCGCAAGACCAGCGCGTTTTTCGCCGCGGCGGAGCTCGACCGCCTCACGAAGTGATGTACGCGTTCGTCGACGCACATCGGACCACCTACGGCGTCGAGCCGATCTGCCGCGTGCTGCAGATCGCGCCGTCGGGGTACTACCAGCACCGCAACCGCCACGCGGACCCGGGACGCCGCTGCGCCCGAGCGCAGCGCGATGACCGGCTGCGCGAGGACATCCGGCGGGTCTACCGAGCGAACCACGAGGTCTACGGTGTGCGCAAGGTGTGGCAGCAGCTCCGCCGCGAGGGCGAGCGGGTCGCGCGCTGCACGGTCGCGCGGCTGATGCGCGCGGACGGACTGCGCGGCGTCGTGCGTGGAGGCCGGGTTCGCACTACGCGCCCGGCCGAGGATCCGGCGACGGCGCCGCAGGACCTGGTGCAGCGCCAGTTCACGGCCGAGCGGCCGAACCAGCTCTGGTTGGCTGACTTCACGTACGCCAGCGGCGTACCCGTGGCGACGTGGCGCGGCTTCGTGTACGTCGCCTTCGTGCTCGACGCCTTCTCGCGGCGCATCGTCGGCTGGCGCGCGCGCACGACGATGCGGACGGAGCTGGTGCTCGACGCGCTGGAGCAGGCGCTGCACGACCGCGAGACCGACGGACGGCTCGTGCATCATTCCGACCGCGGGTCGCAATATGTATCAATGCGCTACTCAGACCGCCTCGCCATAGCGGGTGTCGCGCCGTCGGTCGGCAGCGTGGGCGATGCGTACGATAACGCTCTGGCGGAGAGCGTCATCGGGCTGTTCAAGGCGGAGGTGATCCACCGGCGCGGACCATGGCGCGGCTTCGACGACGTGGAGTACGCGACGCTCGCGTGGGTCGCGTGGTTCAACCAGCGACGCCTCCTCGCGCCCCTCGGCTACCTTCCGCCCGCCGAGTACGAGGAACAGTTCTACCGCGCCCAAGCGGCTCAACCCGCGCTGGTCGCACTCAACTAACCGAGCCTCCTCGAAACCTGGTGCGATTCATACGGGCCGCACCTTTGGGGTTTGGGAACGTGCAGCGACCGGAGCGTAGCAGCGTTGCTCCCGCATCAGCCATCCCGTGTTCCGCTACTGCATTTCGACGATACAGCGCTGGCGTCGGCTCGTGACACACCACACAATCGTCGCGGGACAAGGGTAACGCTGTCCCAACTGCTGGGCCACCACCATTGGCTGTCCGTCCCCGACGCTCATGACACCTGGTCGCGACTCTCGCCTTGAGGCCATTGTACACCCGGCATACGCTATCGCCGTCGCTGCGGTCGTGGCCGCGGGCCTGGTGACCTCCCCGTTGCTGGCGCAAGGTCCAGACTGTGGCGCCGTACTCATCCCGGCGGTTGACAAAGGCTCAACGTCCAGGAACGCCCGCGCGGCCTACGTCCGCACCAACGCGCGTGAGGAGTACGAGCGCCTCAGCCGCATGTCGGCTTCACAACGCCACGCGGACGCCAGCTACGAATTGTTCGGCGCCGATTACGACGAATCCTCAAGCGCGTCGGACTTTGAGGATCGGGTCAAGAAGTCCTTCCAGCAGCAGACCGGGGAGCAGGATGAGGCAGCAGCGCGCACCTGGTACACGTCTCGGCTCACGACCGACCAAGTTAACGCGTGGCTCGGATGCCAGACCAACGGTGGGCTTCTACTCGTCCCGTCGGGCATCTCGCATTCGGGACTGTCGCTGAAAGTCGTCTGGAAGCCTGGGCCCGGGATCGGGACGACGCACGTCGTCATCACCGCCCCGGGCGGCCTAGTGAACGGGAAAAGCTTAGAGAACTTGTCGCTCACGGGCGCCGCGTCGCAGGTGGTCAACGTCAGCATCTCAGATCCCGCGAACGTCAGCGTCGTAAGACTGCTAGCGAACGCCTTGGAAGCAGCGATGGCTGCGGACCTTGTTGTTGACTTTACCCCGCGCCGAACAATGTCCTTCGAAACCGCTCAGGTGCAGCAGCTAATCACCTTCTGCTCCGACGGCTCGTGTCCCGCGGGCAAGAGTCAGGTCTACAGCTTCCCGCAGTCGGTGAACCAGTTCTACACGCTTTGCGGGTTTGGAGGACCAGTGACGGCCGTATCGATCGCCGCACCACTTGCGCCCAACGGCACTCCCGGTTACAAAGGGCACCTCGACGTCTTCCCGTCCGACCGGCACGGGTGCGTCAACGTTTACGGCGCGCTGCTCGCGGGCGTTCCTCCGACGGCGGCTACCGTCAGCGCCGACGTGGCGAGAGTGAAGACGGAGCTCGTCAGCCTCTACCCGTGAAATAGTCGCATCATGCCCCGTCCGAGGTGAAGCGCTATCGCCGGAGTCCCGTGCTGCACCCGGCATGGGGCGGTGCAAGGGGTGACGTTGCACGGTGAGGGGCGATGCCCTTATCCCCAAACCGCTCCCAGAACTCGTCCCAGAACTCGGCCGCCCTCTGAAGCCGGGCTGTGAACCGCCCCGGCTTTCCCGGCTCTCCCGCGGCTTGATACTGGTGGCGAATTCGGCGCGGCTCGGTTAGGCCGCGAGTAGGTGGAGCCGTAAGCTTCCCCATCCGGCAGACAGTCGTGGGTAGACTGTGCGGGGCTCTATGACGGAGGGGTGATGCGCACGTCGAAGTTCAGCGAGTCGCAAATCGTCGCGATCCTACGCGAGGTCGAGGCCGGGGTGCCGGTCGGGGAGGTCATCCGCAAGCACGCCATCAGCCGCGCGACGTACTTCACGTGGAAGGCGAAGTACGCGAACGCGACCGTGTCGGAGCTGAGCCGGCTCCGCGAGCTCGAGCAGGAGAACGCCCGGCTCAAGCGGATGTACGCCGACCTCGCGCTCGAGAACACGGCGATCAAAGACGTCCTCGCCCGCAAGCTGTAGGGCCGCCCGCGAGGCGGCAGGTCGCGCTGACCCTGGTGGACGCGCACGGGCTCTCCGTCGTGCGCGCCTGCCGGATCGCCGGCCTCTCGCGGGCGGCGTATTACGCGCCGCCGCAGGACGCGCTGGACCGGGACGCCGCCGTGATCGAGGCCCTGACCGCGGTGGCCAGCGCGCACCCGAGCTGGGGGTTCTGGAAGTGCTGCGCCCGATTGCGCTTCACGGGGCACGCGTGGAACGCGAAGCGGGTCTACCGCGTCTACTGCGCGCTGCGCCTGAATCGGCCGCGGCGCGCGAAGCGGCGGGTGCCGACGCGCGACGTGCAGCCGCTCGCCGCGCCGGCTGCCCTGAACCGCACGTGGGCCGTCGACTTCATGAGTGATACGCTCTACGACGGGCGGCGCTTCCGCACCCTGAACGTGCTCGACGAGGGCAACCGTGAGGCGCTCGCCGTCGAGATCGCGACCTCCCTCCCCGGTGCGCGCGTGGTCGCCGTGCTCAACCAGCTCGTCGCGATCCACGGGACGCCTAACGCCATCCGGTGTGACAACGGCCCCGCGCTCGTCTCCGAGCCGCTCCGCTTCCGGGCCGAGCGGCAGCAGGTGGCCCTGCGCTTCATCCAGCCCGGCAAGCCGAACCAGAACGCGGACATCGAACGCTTCAACCGCACCTACCGGCGCGAGGTCCTCGACGCGTACCTGTTCGCGTCGCTCGCCGAGGTACGCGCGGTGACCGAGGCGTGGTTGACGACCTACAACACGGAGCGGCCGCACGACAGCCTGGGCGAAGTCCCGCCGCTGACCTTCCTGCCCCGGCCCACATCCACCCCCGATCAGTCCAGCTTCAGACTGTCCGCTTGACGGGGGAGCTTACGGGGCGGCGCGCCCGGCGCGCCACGTGGCCGCGTCGAAGGCCTCGCCGGTCTGCATAACGTGCAGCAGCATGGGCACGAGCCGGCGCGCGACGGCGCACAGCGCGCTCGTCTTCGAGCCGGCGTTGTGCCGCCGCAGGGCGCGGTCTTTGGAGTCTTGGGCACGGCGGGCCTCCGGCGGTGAGGAATGCGGGGGCGCACGCTGCGCCCCCGCCCTTCACGCCCCACCCGTGCCGCCGCTCAGGCCGGCGTGCAACAGCGAGCGGGCGCCGCCGCGGCCCGGAGGCCGCGGCGGCGCCCGCTCCGGCAGCATCGCGATGTAGACGTGTACCCGGGCGTACATCGGGCGTGGACGTTCGCATGCGCGTTCGCAACAGGCGGTGAGAATTCGCGCGAATTCTCACCGGGTCGTGCGAATGGGAACCCGTCGTGATTCTCCAAGTCGTTGCAGTGCCTGCACTTGGACGCACACTCCGCGTGGCGCCCCGCCTGCCTTGGCGAGGAGAGGTCTCCCCGCGCCGGCGTGGCGCGGTGGAGGCTTCGTCCCCCACACCGCCCGACGGCGTCCGCCCGGACGCGCCCGGGCCGGAGGTTCGGCATGCCGAGTGTCGGTAGTCCCCCGTCCGTCCGCGCGCGCCAGGATCGTCCCCCGCCCACCCGCCCCCGAGCACGCCGCGCCCGCCGGCTCGCCGCGGTCGTGCTGGCGGGCGTCTCCGGGGCCGGCTTCGCGGCGGCCCCGGCGCGCCTCGCCGCGCAGGCGCTGCCCGACCCGTTCGCGGGCATCGTGCTGAGCGACTCGCAGACCGTCGCGCTCCAGGCCTTAATCACCCGCACGGGTGCGGCGGCCAGCCCGTTCATCGCGCGGCTGCTGCGGCTGACGTCGGCCGACACCGCGCTCGCGCGCGCGACGCGCGACTCACTCGTGGCGCTCTACACCGCCCACAACACGACGCTGCGTCAGGCGCTCACGCCCGACCAGCAGGTCACCTTCGATGCCAACATGCAGGCGTTCGCGGCCGCGCACCGCGCGGCGGCCCTCGCCCGGGACAAGCAGCTGATGGGGGCGCCGCCGTCGACGACGCCGTCGGCCACGAGCGGGGGGCAGCCATGAGCCGACGCCCGTTAGTTAGGTCACGCCACCGCGGCCCGCGCGTCGGGGTGCCCGGCGTGCGGGGCCTCACCCGGGGCCTCGCGGTCGCGTGCGGGACGGCGCTCGCCGGCGGCGTCCTGCACCCGGCGCGCGCCGCCGCGCAGCGGGTGCAGATCACGCAGGCCGCGCCGGCGGCGGCGGGGACGACAGGACCCAACTGGGCCGCGGTGACGGTGCAGTTCAGCGGCTCGTACGGGACGACGAAGTCGTGCACCGCGGCGTGCGTCTTCCTCCCCTACGACTACAGCCCCACGGCGAACGCGCTCCAGTTCACGGTCAACGGCGTACGGCAAGACCGGCTACTCCGCGTCACCAACACCGCGGAGAGCTGCACCAACAACAGCGACGGCACGCAGAGCTGCCAGCGGACGTACACGGCGACGAACGGCAAGCTCACGCTCCCGCCGAACGCGCCGACGACGCTGTTCGTGCAGCTCGCCCCGCCGAACGCGTCGGTCTCGCAGACCCAGTCGTTCGCGGTGAACGCGGCGAGTCGTGCCCACCCGCTCATCAGCGTCCGGCCGCACGAGGGGAGCAACCGGGACGTGAGCCGCTGCGCCGCGTCGTGCTTCGACGCGGTCGCGACGGTGAGCACGCCGGCGTACACGAGCCTCGACGTAGCGCGCGGCGTCAGCCTCGTCTACCGCAGCAACCGAGGCCGCGGCACGCTCATGCTCGACGTCGTCGACCCGTCGTCGCCCTCGGACCGCCCCGCGCGGATCGGCCTCCAGCTGCGCGACGCCGCTGGGCACCAGCTGGGCTGGGACAACGGGCTGACCGAGATGCAGTTCGCGCGGAGCCGCGACACCGTGCGCGTCGCGACCGAGTTCGGCGGGGGCGGCTACGGTCCGTCGACCGGGGCCTACCCGTACGAGATGACGGCGACGGTCACGAGCTACTGGACGGACGGGGACTACCGCATCCTCGATGTGCCCGTCCGGCTCCCAGTGGAGGGCCAATGGGGGTCCCCGTACGGCGCCTTCTGGACCGTCGCGGGCGTGCGGACGATCCGGGGCAACACGGACGCCGGGCGGCCGACGATGACGCTGCTCGACGGCACGGGGACCGTGCAGGTCTTCGACGGCCAATGTATGCAGCTGACGCCGAGCTGTCACTTCACGCCGCCGCCGGGGGTCCCGGACGGGTGGATCGTCCCGGGGACCGACGGCGGCGATAGCCGCGTGGCGTACCAGCAGGCACTCGCGGGGGGGCTGTTCGCGGAGTACGACGCGAACGGGAACGAAGTCGTGCTCATCACCCCCCTGGGCGCGCGAACCACCTTTTGGTGGCGCGGCGACGCGACCCGGCTCGACTCCATCGTCGACCCCGCGCACCAAAAGACCACCTTCCAGTACGATGGCAATAGCAAGCTCGCGGCGATCGTCGACCCGATGGGCCGCGCGACGCGCGTGACGGTTGACGGCAACGGGGACTTGGTGAGCGTGACGGACCCGCTGAACCAGGTGGCGACGTACGCGTACACGAGCCACCTCCTGACGCATTACACGCAGGTCGGCGGCGGGACGTGGGACTACACGTACGACGAGGCCGCCAAGCTCGCGTCTACGACCGCGCCGGCGATCCAGACGTACGCCGGGTCGAAGCGGCCGGTCACGCGCACGCTCTCGGAGGTCGGGCAGCGGCTCGTCGGGTACCACGCCGGCGGCGGGAGCGCGACGAACCCGCTGCCCGCGTATCTGCCGCGGGAGGCGGTCGACTTCGTCGTCGACGCGGCGAGTGACACGACGGCGTGGCAGGCCGACCGCTTCGGGCAGCCGTTCTCTACCCGAATGCCGGACGGCTCCGTCGACAACGTCGCGACGGACGAGAACGGCTTTCCGACCCAGAGTCTCACCGCGAATGGGCACGACACGCGGGCGTACTACAATCCAGCCAAGCCGTGGCTGGTCGACAGCACGTGGGATGCGACGACGAACCAGCGCGTGCGCTACACGTACGACGCGAGCAACTACGACGCGCTCCTGACCGCCACGGGCGACGTCACGCCGGTGACTAACACGTGGAGCAGCGGCCGGCTCGTGAGTAGCCAGACCGGCGCCGGCGGTCCCAAGACCCGGTACGTCTACCTCCGCGCTGGCGACGCACGCCCCGACAGCGTCGTCGACCAGAACGGGCACGCGACGGCCTACACGTACGCGTCGACCGGGCTCCAGAACACCACGGCGGCCCAGACGCCCGCGGGCACGACGCGCTACGGCTACGACGGCTACGGGCGCCTCCAGACGGTGACCAACCCGCGCGGCGACACGACGCACACCGACTACGACGCGCTCAACCGCGTGACGGCCACCGTCGACGGCCTCGGGCACCGGACGCAGCAGCGGTACAACGCCCTGTACCCCACGGCGGTGGTCGACGCGAACAACGCGACGTACCAGAGCCAGGCGGTCAACGCGCTCGGCGGGGCGCAGGACTTCACCGACCCGACGAACCACCAGACCACCTTCATCCGCGACTCGGCGAACCGGGTCACTCAGCTGCACGACCGCCGCGGGCAGAACGTGTACTACGGGTACGGCCGGATGGGCGACGTTACCGGCATCTCGGTCAGCGACGGCGCCGCCAGCACGTTCTACCAGGACCCCGCGGGCCACGTCAGCGTTGCGTCGAACCGCGAGGTGCTCGACTCGACGTTCTACGACAACGCGGGGCGGGTCACGCGCGAGACCCACCACTTCCCGAAGTTGGCCCAGGCGGGCGTGCCGGCCGACATGGAGGTGACCTCGCGCTACGACGTCCAGGGCCGCCGCGACACGGTGCAGCTCGGCTGGGTTAACCACTGGTCGCTCCCGCTCGCGCAGTACCGCTTCAACGCCCTCGGGCTCGTCGACACGATCGTCGATCCCGCAGGACAGACGACTACCATTGCGTACAACGCCGAAGGCGCGCTGCTCAGCCGGACGCTGCCTGGGGGGATCAGCGTCAGTGACATGCCGACCGCTCTGCACGAAGCGGGCGGGCAAACGTTCACGGGTAACGCCAAACTCGACACGTTGTTCGGGACGCTCCTCACGCCGGATAGCATCGGGCGGATCCGCGAGCGCATCGGGAACGGCACGAACAGCGGCCCCGGCTACCAATACGACAACGCCGGCCGGCTCACGAGCGTGTCGACGGTGCAGTACGGCACCTCCCCGAAAAACTGCACGCCGATCTACGGGTCGACCGGAGTCGTCCCGACCACCCCGGGCGAGCAGCCGACGCGGTACTCCTGTACGGGAGGTCAGTCGACGCGCACCGAGACGCCCAGCGCGTCGTTCACGTACGACGCGGTCGGGAACCCGGCGTACGCGGGCGCGCAGCTGGCGGACAACGCCAACCGGCTCGCGGTCTTCAACGGCCAG is a window encoding:
- a CDS encoding transposase, which produces MSTGKQTSKPFSPEVRERAVRLVLEHQGEYATQWAAITSIASKIGCSGETLRGWVRQTERNVGQRAGLTSEERERLTSLEREVRELRRTNEILRKTSAFFAAAELDRLTK
- a CDS encoding transposase, with translation MYAFVDAHRTTYGVEPICRVLQIAPSGYYQHRNRHADPGRRCARAQRDDRLREDIRRVYRANHEVYGVRKVWQQLRREGERVARCTVARLMRADGLRGVVRGGRVRTTRPAEDPATAPQDLVQRQFTAERPNQLWLADFTYASGVPVATWRGFVYVAFVLDAFSRRIVGWRARTTMRTELVLDALEQALHDRETDGRLVHHSDRGSQYVSMRYSDRLAIAGVAPSVGSVGDAYDNALAESVIGLFKAEVIHRRGPWRGFDDVEYATLAWVAWFNQRRLLAPLGYLPPAEYEEQFYRAQAAQPALVALN
- a CDS encoding transposase, producing MRTSKFSESQIVAILREVEAGVPVGEVIRKHAISRATYFTWKAKYANATVSELSRLRELEQENARLKRMYADLALENTAIKDVLARKL
- a CDS encoding transposase translates to MDAHGLSVVRACRIAGLSRAAYYAPPQDALDRDAAVIEALTAVASAHPSWGFWKCCARLRFTGHAWNAKRVYRVYCALRLNRPRRAKRRVPTRDVQPLAAPAALNRTWAVDFMSDTLYDGRRFRTLNVLDEGNREALAVEIATSLPGARVVAVLNQLVAIHGTPNAIRCDNGPALVSEPLRFRAERQQVALRFIQPGKPNQNADIERFNRTYRREVLDAYLFASLAEVRAVTEAWLTTYNTERPHDSLGEVPPLTFLPRPTSTPDQSSFRLSA